One genomic region from Chloroherpetonaceae bacterium encodes:
- a CDS encoding GH92 family glycosyl hydrolase — protein MRQKIQGVCLFALLLTVSLLLKAGFNFLFAQSKISKVNPFIGTDGGGNVHPGATVPWGMIALTPRTEERGWGNMGYRKENKFILGFVHNQVSGVGSGEYGNFLLMPARGATELVRDKEYSSRESEVASPGYYKVFLTKPKVTVELTANESIGYHRYTFDDSSSDTLKIIFNASEASHPQTVSSAESEYDPKRNELRCTAVYTGGFGELPSDFRAYFVASFSEKPVAVHYWKNGGIITSNNEPNRSESNEESGIVVSFLPKKNRKSIEVIASVSYLNFESAKKKIDDTKRKKQSFDQTRKSAELTWESYLNRISIEGATKETETIFYTALYHSLLMPTRLNEWEKDKAGTFKKTHAYTNYFAIWDIYRTLSPFLSLILPSIQRDMLNALIDIGNQYGWLPDGFTGNAFTPMQGGTNADVLFADAAVKDLPGVRYEEAFQLVLKNGFIPGDEPNLKSTRAFRGKPRQYLESGWLGADEMWQSVSKSLEFAYNDFALWSFGKKIKKESEVAFAFERSQKIFALFDSTTGFFRPKNRNGEWVENFKPEFVFPEGLFWSAEVHYYEGSAWQYLGYVPHDPYGLISRLGGDRAFVEKWDFFFNHRSNRDYTKGYFSVSNEPDMLAPFLYIYAKRADRTQFWTNLILQENFDTTAAGLPGNDDSGTTSAWFLFSSLGLFPVAGQPIYLLTSPQFQNASLTLENGKKLTIRCTNKTKENIYIKSLKLNGKSINRAWLMHDEIKNGATLEFTLSSIPTDFGNSELPPNPIH, from the coding sequence ATGAGGCAGAAGATTCAAGGAGTTTGCCTATTCGCACTTCTCCTTACTGTTAGCCTACTGCTAAAAGCAGGGTTTAATTTCCTTTTCGCTCAATCGAAAATTTCCAAGGTGAATCCATTTATTGGAACAGATGGAGGCGGCAATGTTCATCCGGGGGCAACGGTCCCTTGGGGAATGATCGCGCTAACTCCAAGAACCGAAGAGCGAGGTTGGGGAAATATGGGTTACAGGAAAGAGAATAAATTCATACTCGGTTTTGTCCACAATCAAGTGAGTGGTGTGGGTTCGGGAGAATATGGAAATTTTCTTTTGATGCCGGCTCGAGGCGCAACTGAACTCGTGCGAGACAAAGAATATTCATCGCGTGAAAGCGAGGTGGCAAGCCCCGGATATTACAAGGTGTTTCTGACGAAACCAAAGGTTACGGTAGAACTTACAGCAAATGAATCAATTGGGTATCATCGATATACCTTTGACGATTCATCAAGTGATACACTGAAAATCATTTTCAATGCTTCGGAGGCCTCTCATCCACAAACGGTTTCAAGCGCAGAAAGTGAATATGACCCAAAACGAAATGAACTGAGATGTACGGCCGTCTATACAGGTGGATTCGGGGAACTCCCGTCCGATTTCCGCGCATACTTTGTTGCATCCTTTTCTGAAAAACCTGTAGCAGTTCATTATTGGAAAAATGGCGGCATAATCACATCCAACAATGAACCAAATCGGAGTGAAAGCAATGAAGAATCGGGCATTGTGGTGTCATTTCTGCCAAAAAAGAATCGGAAATCAATTGAGGTGATTGCTTCTGTTTCCTATCTCAATTTCGAAAGCGCTAAGAAAAAAATTGATGACACAAAGCGAAAAAAACAGTCTTTTGATCAAACAAGAAAATCAGCCGAATTGACTTGGGAAAGTTACTTAAATAGAATTTCGATTGAAGGGGCAACAAAAGAAACAGAAACAATTTTCTACACCGCGCTTTATCATTCACTCTTGATGCCAACGCGGCTCAATGAATGGGAAAAGGATAAAGCCGGTACCTTCAAAAAAACACACGCCTATACAAATTACTTTGCAATATGGGATATTTATCGAACCCTCTCTCCGTTTCTTAGTCTCATTTTACCAAGTATTCAACGAGATATGTTGAATGCATTAATTGATATTGGAAATCAATATGGGTGGCTTCCAGACGGCTTTACCGGAAATGCATTCACGCCAATGCAAGGGGGAACCAATGCAGATGTGCTATTTGCGGACGCCGCTGTGAAAGATTTGCCCGGGGTTCGGTATGAAGAAGCGTTTCAATTGGTTTTGAAAAACGGGTTTATTCCGGGAGATGAACCGAACCTGAAATCAACAAGAGCCTTTCGTGGCAAGCCTCGTCAGTATTTAGAATCAGGTTGGCTCGGCGCAGATGAAATGTGGCAATCGGTTAGTAAGTCGCTCGAGTTTGCTTATAACGACTTCGCACTTTGGTCATTTGGAAAAAAAATTAAAAAGGAAAGTGAAGTGGCATTTGCTTTTGAAAGAAGCCAAAAAATATTCGCGCTTTTTGATTCAACAACAGGATTTTTCCGTCCAAAAAATCGAAACGGAGAATGGGTTGAAAATTTTAAGCCAGAGTTTGTTTTTCCTGAAGGATTATTTTGGAGTGCTGAAGTTCACTATTATGAAGGCTCTGCGTGGCAGTATTTAGGATATGTTCCTCACGATCCGTATGGGCTTATTTCGAGGCTTGGTGGTGATCGTGCCTTTGTTGAAAAGTGGGATTTCTTTTTTAATCATCGCAGCAACCGCGATTATACCAAAGGCTACTTTTCAGTCTCTAACGAGCCCGATATGCTTGCACCTTTTCTTTATATCTACGCCAAGCGAGCAGATCGAACACAATTTTGGACGAATCTCATCTTACAAGAAAACTTCGATACCACAGCAGCCGGACTTCCCGGCAATGATGATAGCGGCACAACTTCTGCTTGGTTTCTATTTTCTTCGTTGGGGCTTTTCCCAGTCGCAGGTCAGCCGATTTACTTGCTTACTTCACCTCAATTTCAAAATGCCTCTCTTACACTTGAGAATGGAAAAAAATTAACGATTCGTTGCACAAACAAAACAAAGGAAAATATTTATATCAAAAGCCTTAAGCTTAATGGGAAATCCATTAACCGTGCTTGGCTCATGCATGATGAAATAAAGAACGGCGCAACGCTTGAATTTACCTTGAGTTCTATTCCAACAGATTTTGGCAACAGTGAATTGCCACCGAATCCTATTCATTAA
- a CDS encoding GH92 family glycosyl hydrolase, producing MMRRFLSFASFLILCFVFQFHLRAQDKGNAEFVNPRVGNSGHGHTFPGATTPFGMVQLSPDQFIEGWDWCSGYHYSDSIIIGFSHTHFSGTGIGEMGDISLMPFTDSLKLSYAKRANWHDGYGSRFTHEDEIVEAGYYKVFLKDHQVQVELTASPRSGFHRYTFPKNKKPFIALNLLHGIGWDFATNASIKKINDSTLIGFRYSSGWAKDQRVFFAATFSKKPITIVFTTDSLISPNLTQYENPKARAILSYPEGTGEILVKVGISAVSEEGALQNLKEEIPHWKFDKTKEEAVSLWRNALSNITIEANDQTKNVFYTALYHAMIAPSLYQDTDGRYRGSERNEKKIHLAKGFTNYTVFSLWDTYRAWHPLATLLFPQKVNDYLESFYAQYQEYGELPVWSLMSNESYVMIGYHAIPVVAEAYKKGFIQKKDALRFYKAMRHSATRDESGINAYRKWGFMPIGVQNETVSKTLEYAYDDWCIYDMAQSLGIKDDITEFRNRALSYTRLFDPATGFMRAKDSLGNWRTPFDPFNADHRAGDFTEGNAWQYSWSVQHDPAGLIRLMGGNEKFIAKLDSLFTLERKMGSEAPPDVSGLIGQYAHGNEPSHHVAYLYSYAGAPEKTAERVRQIMQELYHDGVDGLCGNDDVGQLSAWYIWSALGLYPVNPASGHYVFGSPVIKRATISLQNGKKLLIDVKNNSSENRFIQSITRDGKPLNRVWISHQELIATSTLTITMGEKPHPTWGRAKESAPPSMSFRPLK from the coding sequence ATGATGAGAAGATTCCTTTCATTTGCGTCCTTCTTAATTCTTTGTTTTGTTTTTCAATTTCACCTTAGGGCTCAAGACAAAGGGAATGCTGAATTTGTAAATCCACGAGTTGGGAACAGCGGTCACGGACATACCTTTCCGGGTGCTACAACCCCTTTTGGAATGGTTCAACTTAGCCCTGATCAATTTATCGAAGGATGGGATTGGTGTTCCGGCTATCATTACTCAGATTCAATCATCATTGGATTTAGCCACACACATTTCTCCGGCACCGGCATCGGTGAAATGGGCGATATTTCCTTAATGCCGTTTACAGATTCCCTCAAATTATCCTATGCTAAACGCGCCAATTGGCATGATGGCTATGGTTCAAGGTTTACTCATGAAGACGAAATTGTTGAAGCCGGCTACTACAAAGTTTTTCTAAAAGATCACCAAGTTCAAGTTGAACTGACCGCGTCACCGCGCAGCGGGTTTCATCGATACACATTCCCAAAAAATAAAAAGCCGTTTATCGCATTGAATCTCCTACACGGTATCGGATGGGATTTTGCAACAAACGCCTCTATAAAAAAAATTAATGACAGTACACTGATTGGCTTTCGATATTCGTCAGGATGGGCAAAAGACCAACGCGTATTTTTTGCTGCAACATTTTCTAAGAAACCGATAACAATAGTTTTTACCACCGATTCACTCATTTCACCAAACCTTACGCAATATGAAAATCCAAAAGCACGAGCGATTCTGAGCTATCCTGAGGGAACGGGCGAAATATTGGTCAAAGTTGGAATTTCTGCTGTAAGCGAAGAAGGGGCTTTACAGAACTTAAAAGAAGAAATTCCACATTGGAAATTCGATAAAACCAAAGAAGAAGCTGTGTCGCTTTGGCGAAACGCGCTGAGTAATATTACTATCGAAGCGAATGATCAAACCAAGAATGTTTTTTATACCGCGCTTTATCATGCAATGATTGCGCCGTCGCTCTATCAAGATACTGATGGCAGGTATCGCGGCTCCGAAAGAAATGAAAAGAAAATTCATCTTGCTAAAGGGTTTACGAATTACACCGTCTTTTCATTATGGGATACCTACCGAGCGTGGCATCCGCTTGCTACCCTGCTTTTCCCTCAAAAAGTCAACGATTATCTCGAATCCTTTTATGCTCAGTATCAAGAATACGGCGAACTTCCGGTATGGTCTTTGATGTCAAACGAATCCTATGTGATGATTGGCTATCATGCAATTCCGGTCGTTGCAGAAGCTTATAAAAAGGGATTTATCCAAAAAAAGGATGCACTTCGATTTTACAAGGCGATGCGTCATAGCGCCACACGCGATGAATCGGGCATCAATGCCTATCGCAAATGGGGGTTTATGCCGATTGGCGTTCAAAATGAAACGGTTTCCAAAACATTGGAATATGCTTACGACGATTGGTGCATTTATGATATGGCGCAATCACTCGGAATTAAGGATGATATCACGGAATTCCGAAATCGCGCGCTAAGTTATACGCGCCTCTTCGACCCCGCGACAGGTTTTATGCGAGCCAAAGATTCGCTCGGAAATTGGCGCACACCTTTTGACCCGTTTAATGCCGATCACCGCGCCGGCGATTTCACCGAAGGAAATGCGTGGCAGTATAGCTGGTCGGTTCAACACGATCCGGCAGGACTTATTCGATTAATGGGTGGGAATGAAAAGTTTATTGCTAAGCTGGATTCACTTTTTACGCTTGAGCGGAAAATGGGAAGCGAAGCCCCGCCTGATGTCTCAGGTCTAATCGGCCAATATGCACACGGTAATGAGCCAAGCCATCATGTTGCCTATTTGTATTCTTATGCAGGCGCACCCGAAAAAACAGCCGAAAGAGTCAGGCAAATTATGCAAGAGCTTTATCATGATGGGGTCGATGGGCTTTGTGGAAATGATGACGTCGGCCAACTTTCAGCGTGGTACATTTGGAGTGCCTTAGGTCTTTATCCCGTCAATCCCGCTTCAGGGCACTATGTCTTTGGCTCCCCGGTGATTAAAAGAGCCACCATTTCTCTTCAAAACGGAAAAAAACTCTTGATTGATGTCAAAAATAATTCGTCGGAAAATCGGTTCATCCAGAGCATCACCCGCGATGGAAAACCGCTTAACCGTGTATGGATTTCTCATCAAGAGTTGATAGCGACATCTACACTTACGATTACGATGGGCGAAAAACCCCATCCCACTTGGGGTAGAGCAAAAGAATCTGCTCCTCCTTCAATGAGTTTTCGACCGCTGAAATGA
- a CDS encoding T9SS type A sorting domain-containing protein, which produces MSKRALLLLMLVFIASGSAYAQIPTGGLRFWLRASDITGANGDSIGTWPDNSGNGRAASSTGSFRPTLVTNAINGLPTVRFNGDGGTTKNQPLMVVQDSTVGTVNVFIVLAHQRDPLVADPGQAVDVVMAGKTDFPSRGFGFSTYNTFANRGNREIRREGGINEGTDGNVTIRKNGFAISATLNLGEYAIIQYDANGFSNTGGSGFPFVLGALRDSLRAGKNDIAEVIVYNRSLTTEEREQVENYLSGRYDIPISLPAVATNQIPTTGLQVWLRPEELGNSGFNRGDAVTTWIDVSGKGRTAKSTGSASPTLFNGAVNGYPSVRFDGVNDTMGFALPTSGAITAFAVAASRAANLANPNVLMASTADVQGTTNGFGMWLSGGGNRQLLAAGTGGTAATLRKNGTGTLSLNQNEFAIATYTGTVTNSAGSGVRTRLASALNGTGAGEVEIAEVLVYNRILTQQEIETVERYLSLKFNIGVPANVAQTALVLDDFSVSDTTLNGWTVGIPAGDQPFRDRYTLAWQTDLGQPALKVGVSGSIGVNGLPQGRRRLPGDLADTLGGGGDSFWKTIKANANDTTSVNLSRAKVIHVWARTETENLNAFGRDIAPTLRVVLRDTSLRATNGGRRFSNEIAREATLIADGKYREYIFDFNNNFVGLNYDDVFGFGATAVYSVDSTQIDQVIMTVNPGLIYGMTFRHNFDDTDREARVVGNRGPDNVGGDYVPVYTTSAPRFRGDIFIRKIEANDSPLPTSPKSTATSPTVAAGEAGEGAYVLGNTGAFIEIQRNGTSSGTITTTRGVNATVDTVDVIDTVGFGNVYRINDGDAAPHIVIPGRIWTINQTGLGAETRFDISLDVSGLTNIPRPQNLYIARRANSSVSRWTPVSTYRSGNFLKAFNLSAAELGQFGIATKTNRNPTAALLNTPRKEAGRPTGYELAQNYPNPFNPATTIRYSVPSVENVSLKIYDVLGREVATLVNTRQTAGNYSVTFNAANLSSGVYFYRLQTGSFSTTRKMMLIK; this is translated from the coding sequence ATGAGTAAAAGAGCGTTACTGCTTCTTATGCTGGTTTTTATTGCCTCAGGTTCAGCCTATGCTCAAATCCCCACCGGAGGATTGAGATTCTGGCTTCGGGCAAGTGACATTACCGGTGCCAATGGCGATTCTATCGGCACTTGGCCCGACAACTCCGGGAACGGGCGCGCAGCCTCTTCTACCGGTAGCTTTAGACCTACCCTTGTAACCAATGCCATCAATGGACTGCCAACCGTTCGCTTTAATGGCGACGGCGGTACGACAAAAAATCAACCGTTAATGGTTGTGCAAGATTCAACCGTTGGAACAGTGAATGTTTTTATTGTTTTAGCCCACCAACGAGATCCTTTAGTAGCCGACCCGGGTCAAGCAGTTGATGTTGTAATGGCGGGCAAAACCGACTTCCCATCACGCGGCTTTGGGTTTTCAACTTATAATACTTTTGCGAACCGAGGGAACCGTGAAATTCGTCGTGAAGGTGGAATCAATGAAGGAACAGATGGAAATGTCACCATTCGTAAAAACGGCTTTGCTATATCAGCTACCCTAAATCTTGGCGAATATGCAATTATTCAATACGATGCAAATGGCTTTAGCAATACTGGTGGAAGCGGTTTCCCGTTTGTACTCGGAGCTCTTAGAGATTCTTTGAGAGCAGGTAAAAACGACATTGCGGAAGTGATCGTTTATAACCGCTCTCTTACAACCGAAGAACGCGAGCAAGTTGAAAATTACCTCAGCGGTAGATACGATATCCCGATTTCTCTTCCTGCCGTTGCTACAAATCAAATTCCAACAACAGGCTTGCAAGTTTGGCTAAGACCGGAAGAATTGGGTAACAGTGGATTCAATCGTGGTGATGCAGTCACCACTTGGATCGATGTATCAGGAAAAGGTCGAACAGCAAAATCAACAGGTTCTGCGAGCCCAACACTTTTCAACGGTGCAGTGAATGGTTATCCTTCAGTTCGCTTTGACGGTGTGAATGATACGATGGGTTTTGCTTTGCCAACCTCCGGTGCCATTACTGCATTTGCCGTAGCGGCAAGTCGGGCGGCAAACCTTGCTAATCCTAATGTTTTGATGGCTTCAACGGCTGATGTCCAAGGAACAACCAACGGGTTTGGAATGTGGCTTTCAGGCGGCGGAAATCGACAGTTACTTGCTGCCGGAACAGGCGGTACAGCTGCAACACTTCGAAAGAATGGTACAGGAACATTATCCTTAAATCAAAATGAGTTTGCAATTGCAACCTATACAGGAACGGTTACAAATTCTGCAGGAAGCGGTGTAAGAACTCGTCTTGCTTCGGCTCTAAATGGTACTGGAGCGGGTGAGGTAGAAATTGCTGAGGTGCTAGTTTACAATAGAATTTTAACACAGCAAGAAATCGAAACCGTCGAAAGATACTTAAGCTTAAAATTTAACATCGGTGTTCCAGCTAATGTGGCGCAAACAGCATTGGTTCTCGATGACTTCAGCGTATCTGATACAACGCTCAACGGATGGACGGTTGGTATTCCTGCAGGTGATCAACCTTTCCGTGATCGTTATACCCTTGCGTGGCAAACAGACTTAGGCCAACCCGCCCTTAAAGTGGGTGTTTCAGGAAGCATCGGTGTCAATGGACTTCCGCAAGGTCGCCGTCGCTTACCCGGTGATTTAGCAGATACTCTTGGTGGTGGTGGAGATTCTTTCTGGAAAACGATTAAAGCCAATGCAAATGATACCACCTCGGTCAATTTAAGCCGAGCAAAAGTAATTCACGTTTGGGCGAGAACTGAAACTGAAAACTTGAATGCGTTTGGACGCGATATCGCTCCGACACTTCGGGTTGTTTTGCGCGATACATCTTTACGCGCTACAAATGGTGGCCGCCGTTTTAGCAATGAAATTGCACGCGAAGCAACTTTGATTGCCGATGGCAAATACCGCGAGTACATCTTTGATTTTAACAACAATTTTGTTGGTCTGAATTATGATGATGTCTTCGGGTTTGGGGCCACAGCAGTTTATTCGGTTGATAGCACTCAAATCGACCAAGTCATTATGACCGTGAACCCCGGACTCATTTATGGAATGACTTTCCGTCATAATTTTGACGATACCGATAGAGAAGCACGTGTTGTTGGAAACCGTGGCCCTGATAATGTTGGTGGTGATTATGTACCGGTCTATACCACAAGCGCTCCAAGATTCCGAGGGGATATCTTTATTCGAAAGATTGAAGCCAACGATAGTCCGTTGCCAACTTCACCTAAATCAACCGCAACCAGTCCGACCGTCGCTGCTGGTGAAGCCGGTGAAGGTGCCTATGTATTAGGTAATACCGGCGCTTTTATCGAAATCCAAAGAAATGGAACATCAAGCGGAACCATTACAACGACACGTGGCGTCAATGCAACGGTTGACACTGTGGATGTAATCGATACTGTTGGTTTCGGAAATGTGTACCGTATCAATGACGGCGATGCAGCTCCGCATATCGTAATTCCGGGAAGAATTTGGACAATCAATCAAACCGGTTTAGGTGCAGAAACACGCTTCGATATTTCACTCGATGTTTCTGGATTAACAAACATTCCGCGTCCGCAAAATCTTTATATCGCAAGAAGAGCCAATAGCTCCGTTTCGCGATGGACTCCAGTTAGCACTTATCGTTCAGGGAATTTCTTGAAAGCATTCAACTTGTCTGCAGCTGAGTTAGGACAGTTTGGTATTGCAACTAAAACCAATCGCAACCCGACCGCTGCGCTCTTGAATACGCCAAGAAAAGAAGCTGGTCGTCCAACCGGTTATGAACTCGCTCAAAACTATCCGAATCCATTCAATCCGGCAACAACCATTCGTTACTCTGTTCCGAGTGTTGAGAATGTCAGCCTAAAGATTTATGATGTTCTGGGTCGCGAAGTCGCAACACTTGTAAATACACGGCAAACTGCTGGTAACTATTCGGTTACATTTAATGCAGCAAATCTTTCAAGTGGTGTTTACTTCTATCGCTTACAAACCGGTTCGTTCTCTACGACCCGCAAAATGATGCTTATCAAATAA
- a CDS encoding ROK family protein has product MKTHWGIDLGGTKIEGVVLEEGNIQKPLFRSRIPTEADKGYEHIVGRIEAMVREMQKSTGLKIPESIGIGTPGTFDPFINAMKNCNTTALNGKNLPHDLGARLSSKVIVANDANCFALAEALYGAGRGAEVVFGVIMGTGVGGGIVVNGKVLNGAQGIAGEWGHNVLDANGEMCYSGIKGCVESFISGPALEKYFFTQSGERRSLKEIVDSRKHNPLAEETLQRLHHYFGRALASIINLLDPNVIVLGGGVGNIDSLYIEGIEEVKKYVFNHRFDTVIKKPELGDSAGVFGAAFLS; this is encoded by the coding sequence ATGAAAACACATTGGGGAATTGATTTAGGCGGCACAAAAATCGAAGGGGTGGTTCTTGAAGAGGGCAATATTCAAAAGCCATTGTTTCGTTCGCGAATTCCAACAGAGGCCGATAAAGGCTACGAGCATATTGTGGGGAGAATTGAAGCAATGGTTCGCGAGATGCAGAAATCTACGGGGCTGAAAATTCCCGAATCAATTGGGATAGGAACTCCCGGCACTTTTGATCCTTTCATCAACGCAATGAAGAATTGCAATACCACAGCGCTGAATGGGAAAAATCTTCCTCACGATTTAGGGGCGAGGCTTTCGAGTAAAGTCATTGTCGCCAACGATGCCAATTGTTTTGCCTTAGCAGAGGCACTCTATGGCGCAGGGCGCGGAGCGGAGGTGGTATTCGGTGTCATAATGGGTACGGGAGTTGGCGGTGGAATTGTGGTGAACGGAAAAGTTTTGAACGGAGCGCAAGGCATTGCCGGAGAATGGGGCCATAATGTGCTTGATGCAAATGGCGAAATGTGTTACAGCGGAATCAAAGGTTGTGTGGAAAGTTTTATTTCTGGCCCTGCGCTTGAAAAATATTTTTTCACACAAAGTGGTGAAAGGCGCAGCCTAAAAGAGATTGTTGATTCTCGTAAGCACAACCCACTTGCCGAAGAAACGCTTCAAAGGCTTCATCATTATTTTGGCCGAGCCCTTGCAAGCATCATCAATCTGCTCGACCCCAATGTGATTGTGCTCGGCGGTGGCGTTGGCAATATCGATTCGCTTTATATCGAAGGAATTGAAGAAGTGAAAAAATATGTCTTCAATCACCGGTTTGATACGGTCATCAAGAAGCCTGAACTGGGCGATAGTGCAGGGGTTTTCGGGGCAGCGTTTCTATCATAA